GATTCGGGCAGCGATGCCGACCACGGCAGGCGCATCCTCCGCGCCCTCGAGGCCCGGGGCTTGCAGCTCAACGCCGTGCTCAACACGCACTCGCACGCCGATCATTACGGCGGCAACGCCTTTCTCGAGAGCCGCTGCGCGGGCCTGCCGGTGTTCGCCCCGCCGCTCGAGGAGGCCATTTTGCGCTACCCGCTGCTCGAGCCGCTGTACCTGTTCGGGGCGAGGCCGCCGCAGGAACTCCAGAACAAGTTCCTGATGGGCAACCGCAGCGAGGCCCGCTTGACCCCTCCAGCGGGTCCGGCCCGCATCGGAGGAGTCGAGCTGGAACTGATCGAGGTACCCGGGCACGCCGCCCGGATGTTCGCGGTGCGGGCGGGAAGCGTGCTGTTCGCGTCGGACGCGCTGTTCGGCAGCGAGGCGCTGAACAAACACCCGCTGACCTACTGCGTGGATTCGGCGCTGCAAAAAGCCAGCGCGCGCAAACTGGCGGACCTGAGCGGCGTCGAGGTGGTCCTGCCCGGCCACGGCGAGCCAACGACGGAACTCGGCGCTCTGGTCCGGAGCAACCTCGCCTCGCTCGAACGCACCACCGAGGCGGTGCATGCCGCCCTCGAGGACCCCGCGACCCCCGACGAGGTTCTGGCGCGCGTCTGCGACCGACTGGGCGTCGAGATGAAAAACGCGGCGGCGGTGGTCCTCAACCGCGGGGTGATCAGCGCGCACCTGGTCGAACTGCTCGAGGCGGGCCGGGCAGCCTCGAGGGTGGAGGGTAACCGCTGGCTGTGGCAACAAGCATGAAAGGATGATGGGGCAAGCTCTCATAGCGGCCTGAAGCGCCACGCCACCGCTGCGCCTATGATCGGTTCAGGCGTCACCATCCGTTTCGAGCGCGAGCCCGCAGCCGCCTTCTCGCCGGGCTGATCTCAGGCGTCACAGGAGGATTGACATGGCCAGAAAGACCGAATCCGCTACGGAAAAGAACACCACGCGCAAGAGTCCGGCCAAAACCGCGTCCAAGTCGAGCAGCAGCCGCACCAAAGCGGCCCGCCCCTCGCAGGATGATGCGGTCGCCA
This window of the Deinobacterium chartae genome carries:
- a CDS encoding MBL fold metallo-hydrolase — its product is MAPAKELVTLAPGVHYLPGAVNVVVLEDGQGGALLVDSGSDADHGRRILRALEARGLQLNAVLNTHSHADHYGGNAFLESRCAGLPVFAPPLEEAILRYPLLEPLYLFGARPPQELQNKFLMGNRSEARLTPPAGPARIGGVELELIEVPGHAARMFAVRAGSVLFASDALFGSEALNKHPLTYCVDSALQKASARKLADLSGVEVVLPGHGEPTTELGALVRSNLASLERTTEAVHAALEDPATPDEVLARVCDRLGVEMKNAAAVVLNRGVISAHLVELLEAGRAASRVEGNRWLWQQA